The DNA region GCACCTTGCGTTCGACCTCGGCCAAGGCCGCGCTGACCGGGACGGGGTTTGCAGCTAGGTGCCGGTGGATGAGCCGCGAGTACATAGCGGTCGCGGTCACTCCGCGCCTCGTATCTCATCGGCGATCCGCTGCCGGTCGTCGATTGGGACGAAGGCAAGCCCGAAGCTGGCCTCGAAGGTGTAGTCCTCGCCGACCCGCCGCGGGACGACGTTGATGTGCGCGTGGGGTCGGTGTTGCGAGCCCAGGTCGCCAGTGCTGATCCACGTGTGCAGTCCGTCGGGGGAATACGCGCGCTCGATGCAGGTGAGTATCC from Microlunatus phosphovorus NM-1 includes:
- a CDS encoding HIT family protein produces the protein MPYTFPVAEPCPACEWQAGREPWVPVFSTKLATSYVASRQRTHGTVCVIPKRHVLRLAEIRTDELAEMSSILHRILTCIERAYSPDGLHTWISTGDLGSQHRPHAHINVVPRRVGEDYTFEASFGLAFVPIDDRQRIADEIRGAE